One Clavelina lepadiformis chromosome 1, kaClaLepa1.1, whole genome shotgun sequence genomic region harbors:
- the LOC143470096 gene encoding uncharacterized protein LOC143470096 isoform X1, producing the protein MPSKPVLTHHASDFLTSWDDKDLLGEGAFAAVRKCNHTQLGTVVVKCFCIRGTPDQQKKATIRVEDEIKVLLQLEHCNIVQVIGNTKWKNCMGIIMEYVDGGSLDKFLFSEEVQDIPWPLRLRFLYEICYALAYLHHHDERKTFVHCDLKSENILLTKTLKIKIADFGSTNIAIKSGASTSLSVTKKNQHTVIYTAPEFLNDPTMEKKPSMDVYSVGMIGYEIVTRLQVFHDAQNLAVLISVIISRGQKPNEKHLQNVEKSLMTKPNDNDIYKFFMDIVRQCWNFQPNERPEMQKVYPLIKKKLSSLKCGSLDYNFGQFKSQSNTSKSNSSMKIKLNEFTFPFLEGPKPEQSSIKGTSHSKQPSIEKTEQLQQEIETLSLVPVNSNNVPMRKSQAENSRKEIVENYFVQQLRKMQSEVSKRDHKFKILDLWKHVKELNDDHVIQKAAEYFPRVLDMSWVWLNSNQVSLLCFMLKQSPTHIHKLDLSWCTLGAADFRNISLAIKARKAQVKTKRWAITP; encoded by the exons ATGCCTTCTAAGCCTGTTCTCACGCATCATGCATCTGATTTCTTAACAAGCTGGGATGATAAAGATTTATTGGGAGAAGGGGCTTTCGCTGCAGTGCGAAAATGTAATCATACTCAATTAGGAACAGTTGTTGTTAAATGCTTCTGTATACGAGGAACTCCTGATCAACAAAAAAAGGCTACCATAAG GGTTGAAGATGAAATTAAAGTTCTTCTCCAGCTGGAACATTGCAATATTGTCCAGGTCATTGGGAAcacaaaatggaaaaattGCATGGGTATAATTATGGAATACGTCGATGGAGGCAgccttgacaaatttttgttttctgaagAAGTACAGGATATTCCATGGCCGTTACGATTGCGGTTTTTATACGAAATTTGTTATGCTTTGGCCTATTTGCATCATCATGATGAGAGGAAAACGTTTGTTCACTGTGATCTTAaatcagaaaatattttactaactaaaacattgaaGATAAAAATAGCAGATTTTGGATCAACGAACATTGCAATTAAATCTGGTGCAAGCACCTCACTCAGTGTAACAAAGAAGAACCAGCATACAGTTATATATACCGCACCAGAATTTCTCAATGATCCTACGATGGAAAAGAAACCTTCCATGGATGTGTACAG TGTTGGAATGATTGGATATGAAATTGTTACAAGACTGCAAGTTTTTCATGATGCTCAAAATTTGGCAGTACTTATTTCAGTGATAATAAGCCGTGGACAAAAACCAAATGAAAAACATCTTCAAAACGTGGAAAAGTCATTAATGACAAAGCCTAACGACAATGATATTTATAAGTTTTTCATGGACATTGTAAGGCAATGCTGGAATTTTCAACCAAATGAAAGACCTGAGATGCAGAAAG ttTATCCACTGATTAAAAAGAAACTCTCTTCTTTAAAATGTGGCTCTCTTGATTACAACTTTGGTCAATTTAAATCTCAAAGCAACACGTCCAAATCTAATTCCAGCATGAAAATAAAGCTGAATGAGTTTACATTCCCATTCCTTGAAGGACCAAAGCCAGAACAAAGCAGTATAAAAGGAACATCTCATTCTAAACAACCTTCAATAGAGAAAACG gaACAACTTCAGCAGGAAATTGAAACACTGAGTCTAGTTCCAGTGAATAGCAACAATGTGCCAATGAGAAAATCTCAAGCTG AAAATAGCCGGAAGGAAATTGTGGAAAACTATTTTGTCCAACAACTCCGCAAAATGCAATCCGAAGTAAGCAAAAGAG ATCACAAATTCAAGATATTGGATCTATGGAAACATGTCAAGGAATTGAATGATGATCATGTTATACAAAAAGCAGCTGAATATTTTCCCCGTGTCCTTGATATGTCATGGGTATGGCTGAACAGTAATCAAGTTTCATTACTTTGTTTTATGTTGAAGCAGAGTCCAACACATATACACAAACTGGACTTGTCTTGGTGCACGTTAGGAGCTGCTGATTTTCGTAACATATCATTAGCAATAAAAGCAAGGAAAGCACAGGTAAAAACAAAGCGTTGGGCTATCACTCCATAA
- the LOC143470096 gene encoding uncharacterized protein LOC143470096 isoform X4, whose amino-acid sequence MVEDEIKVLLQLEHCNIVQVIGNTKWKNCMGIIMEYVDGGSLDKFLFSEEVQDIPWPLRLRFLYEICYALAYLHHHDERKTFVHCDLKSENILLTKTLKIKIADFGSTNIAIKSGASTSLSVTKKNQHTVIYTAPEFLNDPTMEKKPSMDVYSVGMIGYEIVTRLQVFHDAQNLAVLISVIISRGQKPNEKHLQNVEKSLMTKPNDNDIYKFFMDIVRQCWNFQPNERPEMQKVYPLIKKKLSSLKCGSLDYNFGQFKSQSNTSKSNSSMKIKLNEFTFPFLEGPKPEQSSIKGTSHSKQPSIEKTEQLQQEIETLSLVPVNSNNVPMRKSQAENSRKEIVENYFVQQLRKMQSEVSKRDHKFKILDLWKHVKELNDDHVIQKAAEYFPRVLDMSWVWLNSNQVSLLCFMLKQSPTHIHKLDLSWCTLGAADFRNISLAIKARKAQVKTKRWAITP is encoded by the exons AT GGTTGAAGATGAAATTAAAGTTCTTCTCCAGCTGGAACATTGCAATATTGTCCAGGTCATTGGGAAcacaaaatggaaaaattGCATGGGTATAATTATGGAATACGTCGATGGAGGCAgccttgacaaatttttgttttctgaagAAGTACAGGATATTCCATGGCCGTTACGATTGCGGTTTTTATACGAAATTTGTTATGCTTTGGCCTATTTGCATCATCATGATGAGAGGAAAACGTTTGTTCACTGTGATCTTAaatcagaaaatattttactaactaaaacattgaaGATAAAAATAGCAGATTTTGGATCAACGAACATTGCAATTAAATCTGGTGCAAGCACCTCACTCAGTGTAACAAAGAAGAACCAGCATACAGTTATATATACCGCACCAGAATTTCTCAATGATCCTACGATGGAAAAGAAACCTTCCATGGATGTGTACAG TGTTGGAATGATTGGATATGAAATTGTTACAAGACTGCAAGTTTTTCATGATGCTCAAAATTTGGCAGTACTTATTTCAGTGATAATAAGCCGTGGACAAAAACCAAATGAAAAACATCTTCAAAACGTGGAAAAGTCATTAATGACAAAGCCTAACGACAATGATATTTATAAGTTTTTCATGGACATTGTAAGGCAATGCTGGAATTTTCAACCAAATGAAAGACCTGAGATGCAGAAAG ttTATCCACTGATTAAAAAGAAACTCTCTTCTTTAAAATGTGGCTCTCTTGATTACAACTTTGGTCAATTTAAATCTCAAAGCAACACGTCCAAATCTAATTCCAGCATGAAAATAAAGCTGAATGAGTTTACATTCCCATTCCTTGAAGGACCAAAGCCAGAACAAAGCAGTATAAAAGGAACATCTCATTCTAAACAACCTTCAATAGAGAAAACG gaACAACTTCAGCAGGAAATTGAAACACTGAGTCTAGTTCCAGTGAATAGCAACAATGTGCCAATGAGAAAATCTCAAGCTG AAAATAGCCGGAAGGAAATTGTGGAAAACTATTTTGTCCAACAACTCCGCAAAATGCAATCCGAAGTAAGCAAAAGAG ATCACAAATTCAAGATATTGGATCTATGGAAACATGTCAAGGAATTGAATGATGATCATGTTATACAAAAAGCAGCTGAATATTTTCCCCGTGTCCTTGATATGTCATGGGTATGGCTGAACAGTAATCAAGTTTCATTACTTTGTTTTATGTTGAAGCAGAGTCCAACACATATACACAAACTGGACTTGTCTTGGTGCACGTTAGGAGCTGCTGATTTTCGTAACATATCATTAGCAATAAAAGCAAGGAAAGCACAGGTAAAAACAAAGCGTTGGGCTATCACTCCATAA
- the LOC143470096 gene encoding uncharacterized protein LOC143470096 isoform X3 codes for MPSKPVLTHHASDFLTSWDDKDLLGEGAFAAVRKCNHTQLGTVVVKCFCIRGTPDQQKKATIRVEDEIKVLLQLEHCNIVQVIGNTKWKNCMGIIMEYVDGGSLDKFLFSEEVQDIPWPLRLRFLYEICYALAYLHHHDERKTFVHCDLKSENILLTKTLKIKIADFGSTNIAIKSGASTSLSVTKKNQHTVIYTAPEFLNDPTMEKKPSMDVYSVGMIGYEIVTRLQVFHDAQNLAVLISVIISRGQKPNEKHLQNVEKSLMTKPNDNDIYKFFMDIVRQCWNFQPNERPEMQKVYPLIKKKLSSLKCGSLDYNFGQFKSQSNTSKSNSSMKIKLNEFTFPFLEGPKPEQSSIKGTSHSKQPSIEKTEQLQQEIETLSLVPVNSNNVPMRKSQAENSRKEIVENYFVQQLRKMQSEVSKRDHKFKILDLWKHVKELNDDHVIQKAAEYFPRVLDMSWNPKVYVSFNTYMQARRAPRDDCTLQ; via the exons ATGCCTTCTAAGCCTGTTCTCACGCATCATGCATCTGATTTCTTAACAAGCTGGGATGATAAAGATTTATTGGGAGAAGGGGCTTTCGCTGCAGTGCGAAAATGTAATCATACTCAATTAGGAACAGTTGTTGTTAAATGCTTCTGTATACGAGGAACTCCTGATCAACAAAAAAAGGCTACCATAAG GGTTGAAGATGAAATTAAAGTTCTTCTCCAGCTGGAACATTGCAATATTGTCCAGGTCATTGGGAAcacaaaatggaaaaattGCATGGGTATAATTATGGAATACGTCGATGGAGGCAgccttgacaaatttttgttttctgaagAAGTACAGGATATTCCATGGCCGTTACGATTGCGGTTTTTATACGAAATTTGTTATGCTTTGGCCTATTTGCATCATCATGATGAGAGGAAAACGTTTGTTCACTGTGATCTTAaatcagaaaatattttactaactaaaacattgaaGATAAAAATAGCAGATTTTGGATCAACGAACATTGCAATTAAATCTGGTGCAAGCACCTCACTCAGTGTAACAAAGAAGAACCAGCATACAGTTATATATACCGCACCAGAATTTCTCAATGATCCTACGATGGAAAAGAAACCTTCCATGGATGTGTACAG TGTTGGAATGATTGGATATGAAATTGTTACAAGACTGCAAGTTTTTCATGATGCTCAAAATTTGGCAGTACTTATTTCAGTGATAATAAGCCGTGGACAAAAACCAAATGAAAAACATCTTCAAAACGTGGAAAAGTCATTAATGACAAAGCCTAACGACAATGATATTTATAAGTTTTTCATGGACATTGTAAGGCAATGCTGGAATTTTCAACCAAATGAAAGACCTGAGATGCAGAAAG ttTATCCACTGATTAAAAAGAAACTCTCTTCTTTAAAATGTGGCTCTCTTGATTACAACTTTGGTCAATTTAAATCTCAAAGCAACACGTCCAAATCTAATTCCAGCATGAAAATAAAGCTGAATGAGTTTACATTCCCATTCCTTGAAGGACCAAAGCCAGAACAAAGCAGTATAAAAGGAACATCTCATTCTAAACAACCTTCAATAGAGAAAACG gaACAACTTCAGCAGGAAATTGAAACACTGAGTCTAGTTCCAGTGAATAGCAACAATGTGCCAATGAGAAAATCTCAAGCTG AAAATAGCCGGAAGGAAATTGTGGAAAACTATTTTGTCCAACAACTCCGCAAAATGCAATCCGAAGTAAGCAAAAGAG ATCACAAATTCAAGATATTGGATCTATGGAAACATGTCAAGGAATTGAATGATGATCATGTTATACAAAAAGCAGCTGAATATTTTCCCCGTGTCCTTGATATGTCATGG AATCCAAAGGTTTACGTAAGTTTTAATACTTACATGCAAGCACGCAGGGCACCAAGAGATGATTGCACTTTGCAGTAA
- the LOC143470096 gene encoding uncharacterized protein LOC143470096 isoform X5, with translation MGIIMEYVDGGSLDKFLFSEEVQDIPWPLRLRFLYEICYALAYLHHHDERKTFVHCDLKSENILLTKTLKIKIADFGSTNIAIKSGASTSLSVTKKNQHTVIYTAPEFLNDPTMEKKPSMDVYSVGMIGYEIVTRLQVFHDAQNLAVLISVIISRGQKPNEKHLQNVEKSLMTKPNDNDIYKFFMDIVRQCWNFQPNERPEMQKVYPLIKKKLSSLKCGSLDYNFGQFKSQSNTSKSNSSMKIKLNEFTFPFLEGPKPEQSSIKGTSHSKQPSIEKTEQLQQEIETLSLVPVNSNNVPMRKSQAENSRKEIVENYFVQQLRKMQSEVSKRDHKFKILDLWKHVKELNDDHVIQKAAEYFPRVLDMSWVWLNSNQVSLLCFMLKQSPTHIHKLDLSWCTLGAADFRNISLAIKARKAQVKTKRWAITP, from the exons ATGGGTATAATTATGGAATACGTCGATGGAGGCAgccttgacaaatttttgttttctgaagAAGTACAGGATATTCCATGGCCGTTACGATTGCGGTTTTTATACGAAATTTGTTATGCTTTGGCCTATTTGCATCATCATGATGAGAGGAAAACGTTTGTTCACTGTGATCTTAaatcagaaaatattttactaactaaaacattgaaGATAAAAATAGCAGATTTTGGATCAACGAACATTGCAATTAAATCTGGTGCAAGCACCTCACTCAGTGTAACAAAGAAGAACCAGCATACAGTTATATATACCGCACCAGAATTTCTCAATGATCCTACGATGGAAAAGAAACCTTCCATGGATGTGTACAG TGTTGGAATGATTGGATATGAAATTGTTACAAGACTGCAAGTTTTTCATGATGCTCAAAATTTGGCAGTACTTATTTCAGTGATAATAAGCCGTGGACAAAAACCAAATGAAAAACATCTTCAAAACGTGGAAAAGTCATTAATGACAAAGCCTAACGACAATGATATTTATAAGTTTTTCATGGACATTGTAAGGCAATGCTGGAATTTTCAACCAAATGAAAGACCTGAGATGCAGAAAG ttTATCCACTGATTAAAAAGAAACTCTCTTCTTTAAAATGTGGCTCTCTTGATTACAACTTTGGTCAATTTAAATCTCAAAGCAACACGTCCAAATCTAATTCCAGCATGAAAATAAAGCTGAATGAGTTTACATTCCCATTCCTTGAAGGACCAAAGCCAGAACAAAGCAGTATAAAAGGAACATCTCATTCTAAACAACCTTCAATAGAGAAAACG gaACAACTTCAGCAGGAAATTGAAACACTGAGTCTAGTTCCAGTGAATAGCAACAATGTGCCAATGAGAAAATCTCAAGCTG AAAATAGCCGGAAGGAAATTGTGGAAAACTATTTTGTCCAACAACTCCGCAAAATGCAATCCGAAGTAAGCAAAAGAG ATCACAAATTCAAGATATTGGATCTATGGAAACATGTCAAGGAATTGAATGATGATCATGTTATACAAAAAGCAGCTGAATATTTTCCCCGTGTCCTTGATATGTCATGGGTATGGCTGAACAGTAATCAAGTTTCATTACTTTGTTTTATGTTGAAGCAGAGTCCAACACATATACACAAACTGGACTTGTCTTGGTGCACGTTAGGAGCTGCTGATTTTCGTAACATATCATTAGCAATAAAAGCAAGGAAAGCACAGGTAAAAACAAAGCGTTGGGCTATCACTCCATAA
- the LOC143448265 gene encoding voltage-gated potassium channel subunit beta-2-like, producing the protein MIYRNLGRSGLRVSCIGLGTWATFANQISDELAEELVTIAYENGVNLFDTAEVYASGKAEILLGKIIKKKKWRRSALVITTKLYWGGVAETERGLSRKHIIEGLNGSLQRLQLSYVDVVFANRSDPKTPMEEIVRAFTHVINQGLALYWGTSRWSAAEIMEAHSVARQFNLIPPIAEQAEYHFFQRETAENWLPQLSQKIGVGMLTWSPLACGIISGKYINGFPMNSRAEIKGFSWLKEKIASESGKRQQAKLMELQIIADRIGCTLGQLAIAWCIRHESNSGVLIGASSVEQLYENLKSLSFLSHVTNSKVLKEVDTVLGTGTNSNGNL; encoded by the coding sequence ATGATTTATAGGAATTTAGGAAGATCTGGACTTAGGGTGTCTTGCATTGGATTGGGAACATGGGCAACGTTTGCAAATCAGATTTCTGATGAACTTGCTGAAGAACTAGTAACAATTGCTTATGAAAATGGTGTCAATCTATTTGACACTGCTGAGGTTTATGCTAGTGGAAAAGCTGAAATACTGTTGggcaaaataataaaaaagaagaaatgGAGAAGATCAGCATTAGTCATAACAACAAAGTTATACTGGGGAGGTGTTGCAGAAACGGAACGTGGTCTCTCTCGTAAACATATAATTGAAGGTTTGAATGGTTCTCTACAAAGACTTCAACTTTCATATGTTGATGTTGTATTTGCAAATCGCTCTGATCCCAAAACACCAATGGAAGAAATAGTCCGTGCGTTTACACATGTCATAAACCAAGGTTTGGCTCTGTACTGGGGCACATCTAGATGGAGTGCTGCTGAAATAATGGAAGCCCATTCTGTTGCTcgtcaatttaatttaataccACCCATTGCAGAGCAAGCTGAATATCACTTTTTTCAAAGGGAGACTGCAGAAAACTGGCTACCACAACTGTCACAGAAAATAGGAGTGGGTATGCTGACATGGTCACCTTTGGCTTGTGGCATAATAAGTGGAAAATATATAAATGGGTTTCCAATGAACAGTCGTGCTGAAATCAAAGGCTTTTCATggctaaaagaaaaaatagctTCTGAATCTGGGAAACGACAGCAAGCTAAATTAATGGAGTTACAGATTATTGCTGATCGAATTGGATGTACTTTAGGCCAGTTGGCAATTGCTTGGTGCATAAGACATGAATCAAATAGTGGTGTGCTTATAGGGGCATCATCTGTTGAACAGTTGTATGAAAATCTAAAATCTCTTAGTTTTCTTTCTCATGTCACAAATAGTAAGGTTTTGAAGGAGGTAGACACAGTTCTAGGAACTGGTACCAATTCAAATGgaaatttataa
- the LOC143470096 gene encoding uncharacterized protein LOC143470096 isoform X2 yields MPSKPVLTHHASDFLTSWDDKDLLGEGAFAAVRKCNHTQLGTVVVKCFCIRGTPDQQKKATIRVEDEIKVLLQLEHCNIVQVIGNTKWKNCMGIIMEYVDGGSLDKFLFSEEVQDIPWPLRLRFLYEICYALAYLHHHDERKTFVHCDLKSENILLTKTLKIKIADFGSTNIAIKSGASTSLSVTKKNQHTVIYTAPEFLNDPTMEKKPSMDVYSVGMIGYEIVTRLQVFHDAQNLAVLISVIISRGQKPNEKHLQNVEKSLMTKPNDNDIYKFFMDIVRQCWNFQPNERPEMQKVYPLIKKKLSSLKCGSLDYNFGQFKSQSNTSKSNSSMKIKLNEFTFPFLEGPKPEQSSIKGTSHSKQPSIEKTEQLQQEIETLSLVPVNSNNVPMRKSQAENSRKEIVENYFVQQLRKMQSEVSKRDHKFKILDLWKHVKELNDDHVIQKAAEYFPRVLDMSWVWLNSNQVSLLCFMLKQSPTHIHKLDLSWCTLGAADFRNISLAIKARKAQIRNAEYWLQ; encoded by the exons ATGCCTTCTAAGCCTGTTCTCACGCATCATGCATCTGATTTCTTAACAAGCTGGGATGATAAAGATTTATTGGGAGAAGGGGCTTTCGCTGCAGTGCGAAAATGTAATCATACTCAATTAGGAACAGTTGTTGTTAAATGCTTCTGTATACGAGGAACTCCTGATCAACAAAAAAAGGCTACCATAAG GGTTGAAGATGAAATTAAAGTTCTTCTCCAGCTGGAACATTGCAATATTGTCCAGGTCATTGGGAAcacaaaatggaaaaattGCATGGGTATAATTATGGAATACGTCGATGGAGGCAgccttgacaaatttttgttttctgaagAAGTACAGGATATTCCATGGCCGTTACGATTGCGGTTTTTATACGAAATTTGTTATGCTTTGGCCTATTTGCATCATCATGATGAGAGGAAAACGTTTGTTCACTGTGATCTTAaatcagaaaatattttactaactaaaacattgaaGATAAAAATAGCAGATTTTGGATCAACGAACATTGCAATTAAATCTGGTGCAAGCACCTCACTCAGTGTAACAAAGAAGAACCAGCATACAGTTATATATACCGCACCAGAATTTCTCAATGATCCTACGATGGAAAAGAAACCTTCCATGGATGTGTACAG TGTTGGAATGATTGGATATGAAATTGTTACAAGACTGCAAGTTTTTCATGATGCTCAAAATTTGGCAGTACTTATTTCAGTGATAATAAGCCGTGGACAAAAACCAAATGAAAAACATCTTCAAAACGTGGAAAAGTCATTAATGACAAAGCCTAACGACAATGATATTTATAAGTTTTTCATGGACATTGTAAGGCAATGCTGGAATTTTCAACCAAATGAAAGACCTGAGATGCAGAAAG ttTATCCACTGATTAAAAAGAAACTCTCTTCTTTAAAATGTGGCTCTCTTGATTACAACTTTGGTCAATTTAAATCTCAAAGCAACACGTCCAAATCTAATTCCAGCATGAAAATAAAGCTGAATGAGTTTACATTCCCATTCCTTGAAGGACCAAAGCCAGAACAAAGCAGTATAAAAGGAACATCTCATTCTAAACAACCTTCAATAGAGAAAACG gaACAACTTCAGCAGGAAATTGAAACACTGAGTCTAGTTCCAGTGAATAGCAACAATGTGCCAATGAGAAAATCTCAAGCTG AAAATAGCCGGAAGGAAATTGTGGAAAACTATTTTGTCCAACAACTCCGCAAAATGCAATCCGAAGTAAGCAAAAGAG ATCACAAATTCAAGATATTGGATCTATGGAAACATGTCAAGGAATTGAATGATGATCATGTTATACAAAAAGCAGCTGAATATTTTCCCCGTGTCCTTGATATGTCATGGGTATGGCTGAACAGTAATCAAGTTTCATTACTTTGTTTTATGTTGAAGCAGAGTCCAACACATATACACAAACTGGACTTGTCTTGGTGCACGTTAGGAGCTGCTGATTTTCGTAACATATCATTAGCAATAAAAGCAAGGAAAGCACAG ATTAGGAATGCTGAATATTGGTTACAATGA
- the LOC143448270 gene encoding small ribosomal subunit protein uS11m-like codes for MFIIINNKAYNYIHKLTTSISTGRLFSNMLTKLAAGILQRCTVLYSDGCLAALQNGSIQVTLNSALHTVSGARKLSTSTPKKDQMILNLVDKQHESVKNQNFGPILLNESDVSEGHTAKSSFEYAKREDLVFNGIPYKKLPIVKVNARWNNTLITVRDADDPEMMYSNLSCRKVGYFNAAKKTELAGETTGAAAATKALERGCPDHVRVKIYGIGPGRRPSIRGLVLGGFKVVSITDVTPITNEGLSQRPRKIRRI; via the exons atgtttattattatcaacaaCAAAGCTTATAACTACATACACAAGTTGACAACAAGCATTTCAACAGGCAG GCTGTTCAGCAATATGCTTACCAAACTGGCAGCTGGTATTTTGCAAAGGTGCACAGTTTTATATTCTGATGGCTGCTTGGCTGCCTTGCAAAATGGATCTATTCAGGTTACATTGAACAGTGCATTGCACACTGTAAGTGGTGCACGAAAGCTATCAACCTCCACACCAAAAAAGGACCAGATGATATTAAATTTAGTGGACAAACAACACGAATCTGTCAAGAATCAAAATTTTGGACCCATTCTTTTAAATGAATCTGATGTGAGTGAAGGCCATACTGCCAAATCATCTTTTGAATATGCAAAAAGAGAAGACTTAGTTTTTAATGGTATCCCATATAAGAAACTTCCAATTGTAAAAGTAAATGCAAGATGGAACAATACTCTGATTACTGTAAGGGACGCTGATGACCCAGAGATGATGTATTCTAATTTGTCGTGCCGAAAGGTTGGATACTTTAATGctgcaaaaaaaactgaacTTGCTGGTGAAACGACAGGCGCAGCTGCTGCTACAAAAGCATTGGAAAGAGGATGTCCTGATCATGTTCGGGTTAAAATTTATGGTATTGGGCCAGGCAGAAGACCTTCCATTCGTGGTTTAGTGTTAGGTGGTTTTAAAGTGGTATCTATAACTGATGTTACGCCAATAACCAATGAGGGTTTATCGCAGCGACCACGTAAAATTCGAAGGATATAG